CAGTTTTCTTACTTGCTAAGTAAAAGACTTTATTATGAGACTTCATATGAGGCATTATTGCTGAAGCTGTCCACTTAAAAAGTAAATGCATTTGACCCGGAAGTAGCTGCAGTTTTTAACTTTCTCCAGTGGGAAGATGATGGTACACCACTCTTGAAAGGTACGCATTAAACAATTGGCTATTTCTAGttccagttttcatttaaacaatAGTTTAAGCATCAGTACAGTGTCAGATAGCTTacttgagagaaaaaaacaaatgctagTGTTTGAATGATTAAAGACAGTAATAAATGGCACCACTGCTAATCTGCATATTTGTTACTTACATGAAAGAGAGTTAAAGTGTATCTCGTTTGTGTTTGCATGACCACCTAGCACTTATTAATAAACACAAAGAGGAATGATTGGGAATTTCCCTTGttccaggaaaaggaaaaaaacaaagttgtGGAAGCCAAATGGCAAGTTATATGAATTTATTTTgattcaaaagagaaaagaatcaTGACACTATTGTTTGGCTGGTATTTCTATTTGGCTTCAGTTCAGTTTctctttatgtttttaattgagTGTCCAGTTTTTGGATTTTTCTAAATGTTACACAGTATGAATGGCATCTCGcttgttttgtgtatttatttaaaacatttgatctgtgaaagcaaagtaaaacttttgccttttcattttactgttgtATGTGCACATGTTCACAGCTCTGAGTAAAGAAGGCTTTAACTTCtattttacattacattttacAATCCCAAATATATAAAACAATACAAACCCTGCAGCTTCCATGCCACATTATCCCATCATGTACTCTACCTACACACAGAGAATGTATTTGAAGTATAAATACCAGTAAGTAAGAAATTGGAACCtaggaaaaaatattaccaTGAATATATGAGTGTTCACTTTCAGACTTCTAATAAAAATGAGTGTAAGAAATCAGAATaggaataaataattttgctatATGTAGTTTAtagaaatgtattatttaaacATCCTCTATAAAAATCGACCTTATCagtttattatcttttattacattttagaGTGCAGTTTGAACCACTTCATGTCAAAAAACTGCATAGAATCATTCAGTACATttatcagctttgttttctatgAAATACTGTATAGTAACTATGATTAAGTTCCAAATCTTTTCATTAAAGATGTATACATTAACTTCAGATTGGGAGCATCCATGCGTAAGATTAGGCATACATATTTTGTGTTAAGTGTGACATCTAGGTCTAGATTTACTAGCAGACATGCAACTCCCAGTTAGCACCTAAGAAAGTAAAAATTGGTGCATTTTGTGTGTAAAAATAATAAGATATTGATTGGAGCAGGAATGAGGACTGAAGTCTTTATTCCTACCCAATCAGTACTGTGAACGGAAAACTACAGAGCCCTTGTGACAGACTTCCTGAATTCACTTAAAGCCAGGCTATTTTATGCCAAGTGATGGATGGAGTTTGTGATTCCTTCTCTCTCTAACTTTGGTTTCATATTCCTTTAGACAAGTAAGGGCCATCAGTCAGGTCTAAGCCCTGGAGTACTGCATTAAATTTACCTAAGCATTGGGAGTCTTTATCACCCTAGACCTTTCCTGATGTTCTGGCTGGTGACCTGGCTGGCTACATCCTGCCTGGCTCCGCAGCCTCCCCGTTCTTGTCTGGCTACTGAACAGGCACTGGATACATTGTTGCCTTGCAAGTTGCCAGTCTCTGATCAATGTGAGAAAAGCCATGGTTCTGGCAGGAGGCTGACAGAGGTACTCCAAAACTGGCATGTGACAGTGTCATACAATGCAGACTTCGCTGTCTTGAGTGGAATCTCTGTGGCCTGGCTTGACAAGTTTTACTGAGTGAAGACTTTAAGTCCCGTTCTTGctccaaattaattttaatgtgtgGTCTTCTGTCTCACTGCAAATGCAAGATCCCTGGGCTGTGAGAAGGTTGTACTTTGAACACAGAGGGATTCCTGTGCTAGTGTCCCGCTTCCTTGGCTCTCAGTAGCGCTCCCCTCCCTCTGCCCACTACCCATAACCTTGATCGCACTGCACAATACGGTTCTTCCACGGGGAGGAACTCAGATGTAGGATCCGCTGCGCGACTTCAGGAGACCTTCTCCGGTATAGAGGAGCTCTGCACACTCTGAGCGTGCACTCCGATTGTAAAAAGGTGGGGCCAAGATCCCTGTCGCATCCATTTAGAAAAGAAACCCCAGATGTAGTTGGGTGCTAAGCATTACTTAGGCTCGTGTGTTCCCCCCAGCCTCACAGAACGGAAGTCTGTTGCTCTTTCGGGAGGGCGCTGGACGGGACGAGGGGTTCGCAGGACGGGCGGGGAAAATGCGGGGAGATAGGAGAAAGGGGGAAACCAGAGGGAATGGGAGACCGGAGGGAAGAGCCCGGCCCCGCTCTGCCAAGAGCCCTGTCTCCCGCGCTCcgctccgccccccctctccAAGCTCCGCCCCCAGAGCGCGCGCGCGCCACCTCCCCACCACTCGCCTCTCTCCTTGCCGGCCGAGGAGGGAAAATATGATCCGGAGCGGCTCCGCCCGCGGCTGCTCTGATTTGGCCCCCGCCTTCTGCCCGCCTCTCATTggccgcccgccgccgccagCGGCTTCCGATTGGGCGGCGCGATTTTGGATACCAAATTCAAAGTTTAAAGTACCCGGCGAGAGCAACCGCGCGTTCACTGCTCGCGGCCGCGCAGCCCTGCAGGTGAGCGGGAGAGCGCGGCAAAGGCGGGTGCGCAGCGGGGCTCCAGGATGGGGTCTCTGCGGCAGGGTCGGCTCGGGGCAGCGGGGCTCCAGGATGGGGTCTCTGCGGCGGGGTCGGCTCGGGGAGCGGGACTCCGGGCTGGGGTCTCTGCAGTAGGCTCGGCTCGGGGCAGCTGGGCTGCAGGCTCTGCGGTCGGGACTGAGGGGGCTCCTGGCGTACGTGGCGGCGGGACGTGGGGTGTTGGCGGCTCTGTGAGGGGCATCAGGCGGATCGCACACGGGGATCCCCGGTGGCCGCCCGGCGCTGCCTTCCCCCGCAGCCTTGCCCCGCAGCTATCCGGCCCGCGGGActagatggatggatgggtgggatgggaagggacgGCTGCGTGCGGGCAGCCACAGAGCCCCGCGGTCCCGCCACCCAGTAGCGTGTGGGATTCGGGTCCGCGCTGGGGTGGGGAACGCGGCTCCCGCCGGCAGGCAGTGGCGGGCTGGGAGGTGCCGCACAGCGCTGTCTCCCGCCCGGCCACACCGCCGGAGGGGGACATCCCCTGGCGCGCTCCTGCCCGTCCCGCCACCCCCCTTTCAGGGGGAATCCTCGGACGCGGGGAACGCGGAGACCCCCGAAGGCGCAGGGCGCTGTTGAAGGGTCCGCGGGTACTGCGGGGCCGGGAGCCCATCTACCTGCAGCCCACCCGGGCCATCTTGAGTactgggctggagcagcctgacAGTGCCCGGGGGGCCCGCGGCTCGCCGGGGGACTGGGGCCGGCCCTGATGCCCCGAAAcgtgggggaggggggaaacacATTTCCCAGTTCTGCGGGATTTCAGCCCAAAAGCTCCTCTGCTCGCTGGcgggaaggggaggaggggagttaGTGAGGGCTTGCAGCTCTCCCCTCGCTCACACTGTACAAAGCCGTGAACTTATTTGcgccttttttccccccaaactAAGGCAAGGAGAAGGGGCTTCTAACTGAAACGTTcatgaaacacttttttttatgattttctCAAAACTGTTGGAAGTGCTTAAATCTTTTGAAGTACTCGCTCCTGCTTGAAATAAGggcagattattttttccccctatagATTGCAAAGTATATtgaaatttttttcctcttagatTTAACACAACGGCAATGGCTTCCTTCTCCCCTTTAGCCCTCGCCCATCCCCCCGCAATTGTTAATATAGATAGCACCACATTTcgggggggaagggaaagggaagaggcaaGAAGAGATCCATTTCCCTATCATATCTTTTGACCTTCTTAAAATCATGTTCGTAAGCAacttttgtttcactttgaCCAATGTTTAAagaatgctgctttcctttgtAACTTACACATGCATCTAAACCCTCAAGCTTTCCCTGTGACATCCAGCCTCCTCCCCTCTTAAAATGTCCCATCAGATACCTGGCTGCAAGAGCAGCATTGCCCCTGGGCTTGTATGCAAACTTCAGGCTTCTCTGTCCTGGCATACCCCTACCAGGGCCTGATGTCACTCAAGGACCCTCTTTCACTGGGCTCTCTTGCAGGGGCCACAAGTGTCCTTAGTATATCACTGCATGTAGGGTAAGAAATGGAGTCACCAGTCTGTCTCGAAGGAATCTGTACTGGTGGAAAGGTGTATAAAACCCCAGTAAAATCGCCCAGTCGGTTTTCCCATCCCAAAGTAAAGCAGTGTAAAGCTCCAGTTTTCAGGAGATAGATTTGCATAGTGGTTCTTACAGAGTCTTAGTCCCACTGGTTGTCTACGGTTTAGACACTGGAGGGCGACCTAGATAAAAGGTTAAAATTCATAATGCAGAAGGAAGGCACGGTTGATTCTTtatgagaaaatatttgtggCACAGTTTAGCTGTGATGTAATACTGTCCTTGTCTCTTGCAGgatacaaacaaaataatgaaagcaaacCTTAATCgctctttcaaaatgaaatgtgatTTTGGTTGTATGTCTCTTCATGCTGGGTTTACACCACTGAAGTCTACTGTGGAGAAAACAAGACTAGAAAAATCTTGCCCCTTGAATTATGAGAAGGGTTTTTGTAAAAGGTGTGCTGAAGAGCATCAGAAAATACTCCTTAGTGACTCGTACCATGTGGCCAGCAGAAATCTAAATGAAGATGAAGGAAGACCTGTacataacaaagaaaacaaacaagtaacCCAGAGACTTGAGGGAGGTATCTATGAAGTGGATGCACTGGAAAACAGTAAACTTAATGAGGACAGTGGTTATTCCTCTATATTAAGTAATCAATACACTGATGCAATAGAACATGAGGATATTATACCTTTGGCTGGGAATCTCTGTAGAACACCGAAGCATTGTCTTATGaagaaccaaaaccaaacacagttttcaaagaaaactttGTTGCCAGTGATCCATTATGAAGAAATGATTTGCTCAACTTTGAAAAAAAGTGGTAAAAGAAATCTCAAGTCTTGGGCTGCTGTAGACAAAATTGTTTTTATGGGAAAGGTTGAACTTTGCAACCtaattggaaagaaaatgggcTTAGATAGACTAGACATACTTGCTGAACTCTTCCAAAAAGACCTGAAGCatatattaggaagaattttAAGGCATCTTGGTGAGATGGACTTAGTCAAGTAAGTATATTAATCTCATTGTGTTTCATTGGGAAAGGAAACCACCTAATCAGGTGGCTTAAGAATGTTTTACATATGGGGCTTGTGACATATTCTCAGTGGTCAGTACTATGTAGTAACATATTAAAACATGAACTGTTAATGTAAGCCATGATATATGGAGAATGTGTTTGTTCCTTAGAAGGCAAATTTACAGATTACAATTGTGAATATATCCCATCTTCTATATGCAAGAAAAAGATAACATAGTTATTCCCACcattaaataaaaagtttttccctttcctaagAAGTAACTGATATGTTTGTATTCTCATTGCAGTTTTGCCAAAGTCAGCACAACGTGGCAGAAAATTCTACAAGAAGATAAATGGATTTTCCAAATTTATAGCAAAGCTGTGAAAAACCTTTCTGTAAGTTTCTGCACTTCCTAGGTATTTCAAGCCTAAACCAGCAATTTCACTCCTCCTAGGCCTAAGCAATTGCAGAAGAGTTTTTTAGGCTGAAAATGTCACTGGAGTGTCTGAGTTTATTCTGTTAGGATGCCCTGCTTCAGGTGTTGCTGGTCACCTCATTGTCTTTTGAGCCCAAGGAGAGAGGCAGATGCTCTTAAGAGCTTTCACATGCCCTGTGTTACAGAGGatggcaggaaggaaggaaggtcaGTTCCAGCACTGCCTACTGGGCAAACCTCAGAGACTCTTAAGCAGAGGCTTGCTTATGTCAGCTATTTCAGCCTCTCCACTGatgaaaaagggagagagaaactgaaaaagtgcAACATGTTGgctgcagaaaacagagcttTTTTCACTGTGAGCTATTCCTAATGCCTATTTgttctatgaaataaaaaatacattaagcaTTGTGCTTTGCCATGGAAGGACTCTTTCAAAACACTAagggtgtttttcttccttgagaGGTGGAGGTACAATGAAGCAAAACTTAGGATCTGCAACAGAATGAGGTGGTCAGCTAGTTAGGATTTTAGGTTGTATTTTATGGTTCTAGCCTGCTGAGgtaaaacttaagcagcaggggtttaaactggatataaggaagaaattctttactgttagggtggtgaggtactggaatgggttgcccagggaggttgtgaatgctccatccctgacagtgttgaaggccaggttggacagagccttgggtgatatggtttagtgtgaggtgtccctgcccacggcagggggcttggcactagatgatcttaaggtcctttccaaccctaactgttctatgattcatcCCATAAAGCTTGATTTCCTCCTGCCAttgtatgctttttttttttaaacttgagCAGCAAACTTAGAAAATTGGTGGGAGGAGTTTCCTTTCTAAAGCTTCAAGCATTCCTGTTCCCCATAAGGAATTAGAAATATTGCTTTGGGCTTTAAAACACTGCAATGACCATGTTACGTGCTCTGCCTAAATAATTATGATGTGTTAATATAGTACATTGCATTGCATAACAGAAGATGGGTGGTTTTGATGGTCTGAGCTTAGGGAGTCTCTTCTAAGTATTTATGGTAGCTGTTGCTCAGAAAGCTAAGGTGAAATTAGTAGTGTACTACTTTGTATGAAGCTTTATTAGTGGAAACCTAGGCAggagaaaggatcaaaaataaGTTGCTGGCTTCTGTTAAACGAAAGCTCAGCATCAGATAAGTCTTCTCaaattttgttcttctttttattaGAATGGTACTAAAGCACCAGAGCATGCTGCAACAAGGGATTATGTTCTCCACCGAGCGGCTTTAGCTGCCATTCAGAAAGCAACCCCACCAAAAAACTTGAATAAAAAAACCACCAGATCCAAAGCACCCAAGAATCACAGCAGGCTGATGGAGTTTTCTGAGGTAACTGGTGATTTCCATTCTTCTTTAATTTCTCACATGTTGTCTGGCACACAATCAGCTTGTAAAGTGTGTTTCTGAGAGTAGTATTTCCAATTTGAAGTGCTTGTAACTCTTATTAGTATTTCTGCCAGATttagtttatttgcttttgcttattttaagaCAATGTCACGAGTGGAGAATATCAATACATTGGGttgttctacattttttttcttcccaggtaCCTACGGTACCTTCAAAACACATTAGTGATGTTTTGagcatttttacttttatcttGGATCAGATATGAAAAAGTTCAGTAATTTCCTCTTAGTTTCCATGGGCTATAATGAATCATGTTTTCCAGATAATCTGGAAAACTGACAACTTTGCTAAAAAATGAAGACTAAAGACTAAGTAGCTCTTTAGgtcttatattttaaaataaacaaatggatatttttcctgtttaatctatgggcttggtttggtttttctttaacaaattGTCTAGTTGTTAATATAGATAATTAGCTATTTatcaaacattaaaatgtttgttttttaattacataGTTTTAGTGTAATGCACATTTGGAGTTGGCAACAAGTGGCCCAACAGCCTTAAGTTTCTTTTcaccttgttatttttcttaagcattTTTGTCCCCCACATATAGGTATAGGTCCACATTGCAAGTCTTATAGGACTTGGAAGTATTTATTGAAAGTCATTGGTTATTAATAAGCAACAGATTTTTTCCTAACTAGAAAAAGATTTCATACTCAGACTCAGAAATCTTATTCTTCAACTTGGTGCAATAGGAGATGATGTAATAGCATTGGAAAGTATGATGAGGTTGCTCTAATACTACTGTATAGCACTTCATAGCATTAAGAATCTGAAAATTCAGCTGTACACTGAAGTAGCAGTCTAAAGGCACACAATTTAGTTGtataaaca
This window of the Melopsittacus undulatus isolate bMelUnd1 chromosome 3, bMelUnd1.mat.Z, whole genome shotgun sequence genome carries:
- the FBXO5 gene encoding F-box only protein 5, which encodes MKANLNRSFKMKCDFGCMSLHAGFTPLKSTVEKTRLEKSCPLNYEKGFCKRCAEEHQKILLSDSYHVASRNLNEDEGRPVHNKENKQVTQRLEGGIYEVDALENSKLNEDSGYSSILSNQYTDAIEHEDIIPLAGNLCRTPKHCLMKNQNQTQFSKKTLLPVIHYEEMICSTLKKSGKRNLKSWAAVDKIVFMGKVELCNLIGKKMGLDRLDILAELFQKDLKHILGRILRHLGEMDLVNFAKVSTTWQKILQEDKWIFQIYSKAVKNLSNGTKAPEHAATRDYVLHRAALAAIQKATPPKNLNKKTTRSKAPKNHSRLMEFSEAAKNLKTTESLKACHRCGSPAKYDSFLQRAMCSREGCGFDFCTKCMCSYHMSSDCMSGKPVKPSSKFELLPGTKKSKRNLQRL